GAATATTCAGAAGTAGATGACCCATTTGTCGTTAATCTCCTTTTTTCTAGTTGAACTAGTAGTAAAGTAgtaatagtaaaaaataaataaatgaatgatagATAAAAGTGGATGAAATCTGCAAGTCTTTAGACTTTCACAAAAGTGCTAAAAGTCTTTGTGCATGTGAGCCTTCTGGACTTCAttgctgattttgttttaaatttatttacGAAGTAGAGATTTGTAaattcaaaccttttttttcttgatgctAAATCATTCCATTAAGAAGCTAACAAGCTCAATTATGGATTTATGTATGATTTAATAAAGATGATCAATGTctgaaaatattacagtttCTATGGCTTCTCTCACTCAAGTCCCATTCTATCTCACACCACTTTCAACCATCACCATCTGATTCTGCATTTCAAAGGCACAGAAGGAAAATTGAGACATTTAGAAATCTTTTTTTGGTAACATCTTTCCATCATTTGTAGAACTTTCTGAAAAGTTCGGCCTATCGAATACCCTTTGTTTTCAAATACCTGCAGACAAGGCACTTTCTCCACTCATGCAAATTTCCCTGAATCACCTGTTATGACCTCCTctgatctgtttctttttctgcaagTGCTGCTGGATGTCAAATGATTCAATTTgacagcacttttttttttaattctctcaTAAATGAAAAGCTGTGGTATATTCAAGGAACCTTTAAATAATGCTAGACTTTGCAGATGAGAAACCCCAGCCTCATGTTTACCATCACTCATCATATTTGTTGTTCCCCTCTCTGagctgaacctgaacctgaaaccATCAGTCTTCTGGATGAGAATCTGGAGGAGAgctacatgtctttggacttcCACAAAAGTGATAAACATGATAAAAGTCACGCAGAGGATGTTGCTGCTTCTTGCATGTCAGCATCCTGGAATTCATTGctgatgttttgatttatttagaaGAAGAGATTTGTAAATTCAGTGGATAGCGTTACCGATCAAACTGTTCCAATAATTTAGTTATAACCCTGGTATGTGGCACTTTTTAGTGACAACGCTGAAGGGATGGCATTAGTGGTTTGTCTAGCAAGGCTGCACTGTTAATTCAACAATTAATTTTATTGGTAACAGCTTTCCATCATTTGTACAACTTTCTGAAAAGTTCGGCCTATCGAATACCCTTTGTTTTCAAATACCTGCAGATCAGGCACTTTCTCCACTCATCCAAATTTCTCTGAATCACCTGTTATGACCTCCTCTgatctgtttcttattctgcaAGTGATGCTGGATGTCAAATGAATCAACTTGACAGCACTTATTTTAAAACAGaagtttattttccataaatgaAGAGCTGTGATATATTCTAGGAAGCCTATTTGTTGTTCCCCTCTCTGagctgaacctgaacctgaaaccATCAGTCTTCTTCCTGAATCTGGAGGAGAgctacatgtctttggacttcCTCAAAAGTGATAAACATGATAAAAGTCACGCAGAAGATGTTGCTGCTTCTTGCATGTCAGCATCCTGGAATTCGtgactgattttttaaaatttacttGGAAGAAGAGATTTGTAAATTCTGTGCATAGTGTTACTGATTGTTCCAATAATCACCCTGGTATGTGGTACTGTTTAGCCACACTAGTGACTTCTCTCTAGGGTTGTTTgttaatgaaatgtaaataaataaatgtaaataaaataaatattttaaatgattattttaattcaggttttgcattttttagGCCTTTTTGGATTTTCAGATgtacatgatttaaaatgatccagccgttgtctttgttgttataTATCAATTTGCATGATAGAAATactcaaaccttttttttcttgatgctAAATCATTCCATTAACAAGCTTAATGTATGATTTATGTATGATCTAATAAAGATGATCAATGTctgaaaatattacagtttCTATGGCTTCTCTCACTCAAGCCCCATTCTATCTCACACCACTTTCAACCATCTGATTCTGCATTTCAAAGGCACAGAAGGAAAATTGAGACATTTAGaaatctttcttctttctgaaaAATTCAGCCTAtcaaataccttttttttttccaggtacCTGCAGACGAGGCACTTTCTCCACTCATACATTTTCCCTGAATCACCTGTTACGACCTCCTCTgatctgtttcttattctgcaAGTGATGCTGGATGTCAAATGATTCaacatgacagttttttttaaacagaagaTTATTCTCTCATAAACTAAGAGTTGTGGTATATTTAGGAAACCTTTAAATAATGCTAGACTTTGCAGATGAGAAACCCCAGCCTCATGTTTACCATCACTCATCATATTTGTTGTTCCCCTCTCTGAGCTGAACCTGATGATAAAGAAAACCATCAGTCTTCTTCCTGAATCTGGAGGAGAgctacatgtctttggacttcCTCAAAagtgataaaacatgataaaagtCACGCAGAAGATGTTGCTGCTTCTTGCATGTCAGCATCCTGGAATTCATTGctgatgttttgatttatttagaaGAAGAGATTTGTAAATTCAGTGGATAGCGTTACCGATCAAACTGTTCCAATAATTTAGTTATAACCCTGGTATGTGGCACTTTTTAGTGACAACGCTGAAGGGATGGCATTAGTGGTTTGTCTAGAAAGGCTGCAGACTTCTCTCTGTGCCTGTTGTGTCAACTGCCCGTTTGCAGTTTTTgtccacaggaaaaaaaaaaagatgtaatgGAAgagttcagtttaaaaaaatgaatgtaacaTTTAAGATAAGAAGTTGATGACTATTGACTGCAATTTACACCATGGACATATGACTGTAAACCACACCCCCAAAATTTCTGTACCCTTGGAAAATACTTAAAGTCACCGTGAACAGTTTAACATTCATTGTTTGTATCAATAGCaggaaggaaataaagaagaactAATAGCTGAATATCtgtgaatatatttgggttAGCTGAAAGAAAATCGGTGAGTAATAAATTATGTTAATgaagaggttttttttaaacatttgtttaaattgtGTAGACTTTGCTGTAGTCGCTTTTCTTAtggtgctttgtttttatttgttttaaatcatattcAGGTTCAGCTCACTTGAAATCttgaaattaaataatttactaTTGTTACCCTGCAAACTGTCATCAGAAATCTTCAAATGCAGCTTCCATAGGATAGAGACAATGTATATAGATAcaattaaaaatctttttagtAAGTATTTTTTGGCAACATTCCAAAGAAGACATGTTGTTAGTTTAGCTTTTTCTGCATCGACAGCGCCTATTTCAAACGTCCTTTACAGGCCATAGGATAGGAGAGGCTCAGCACAGTGTGTAGAGGAGGTCATTACTTCCCTTTAATGTTACATACATCACTTTCTGTATAATCTATTTCACTAGAGGCACTGTGACctatgtttctttatttattttattttaccccTGTAAAGGATTATGTCAGTCAAagtctgtactgtacatggagCCAGTGAGACTGACACAGCAAAACTGGAAATGACTTGTAACTGTCCTAGAGACAGGTCTCATGGGGttgttatgtttctgttacaCTGTGCATGGTTGTTTGAGTTCATAAAATTATTGATATGATTAGAGTGTAATAAATAAGTATATTAAAGAAGGTGAGATGCATCAAAATGTatcactttaaaaatgtttggctgAATCTTTGGAGCTCTTTTGTAAAGTTTGTTCTCATGCAGAAAGTAATTGATCACATGAGTTTAGTTAAGCACGCTGTGGCATTGTGGGTTGTGAGAATAAGCACGTATGCTGAAGAAAGATGTTCGTTCTCAACATCACTTTGGTTCTGCATGTGGTTCAAAAAACTGTGGttcaaaaaacatctgaaactgTGCATATCCTTTCTTTTCTTATACTTTTCACAGTGTCTGATGAGCagagatagataaatagatagatagatagatagatagatagatagatagatagatagatagatagatagatagatagagaggaagaaaaacaaaatctataaACATCTGTATCATGTCTGCATGGCCATTTATTCATTAGACCAGTTCAAGGAAGACAAAACCTAAACTaattttctaaaagtttttccacccaaaaatgtattttatatgagattattctgtcctcagtgtgtatgtctgtaCACAAAATGACAGATAGCAAACAGGCTCCAAGAGAAAGTCAGAAGCTGGCGTAAAGTTGAATGGTTTTTACTGTCGTCTTCATTCTCACGAAGCaattttgtaaaactgaaatgataCAGAAAAATATAGCATCAAATACTGAATGGTTGCTCAAATAACATCATATATTCACAAGCATGATACTGTAAATAGCTGTACATAActtgtaaataatgtaaatagtTGTAGTTCACTGTTAATTAAGCACTAGTGGCAGTTACATGCAAATACACTAAACATCTATGTAACATATCAAAATGCACCACATGAACACCTGTTGactgaaaatgtgaatataacTCACAAGCGATCCTTTTCCTCGGCACAAACAACGGGAGGAAATGATGAAGAAAGCTGGAGCTACAAGCTGACCACATGGCATGCGGCCATGCAAGTCTCAGACTCTCTGTCCTATGATCTGGCAGGGTCATGTGACCTCATCTACTTATCAGAACAAAGGCTGAgttaaacaagaaaataatgcaTTACTCTTAAATGCCAGTAGGGGAAGGAAAGGCAATACAAATACAGGCAATGCTTATAGAACATGACACAGATTTAGTTtagaatatttcattttgttccatAAATTCTAACTTTTCCTTTTGGTCTTTCACAGTTCTACTTAATTGAAATCCCGTTGAAAAAATGACAACACCTGAAGTTAAAATAACGCTGAAGCGCTTCCTGGATCAGCTGAATGACAAAAGTCTGGAGCAGTTTCAGTGGAACTTGGGCCTGTATGAAAGCGATGGATTCCAACGCATCCCGAGGGCCCAGCTGGAGAACGCTACCAGAGAGAAAACTGTGGATAAACTGGTGCAGTTTTATGGGAAAGACGCTGCTGTGGAGACAACAGTGGAGATTCTCAGAATGATTAATCACAACGATCTTGCAGATGACTTAGAAGAAGGTAAATCTATGAACAGGGCCAGTTTTGTccatgttttacatattttcaaTGGATAATAAATATGTAGAGAACACAAATGTTTATCTTTactgttatttttgtgtgttgttgtgacgAGCTATTTCTGGTTAAATGTCTCACTCTGTAACTGTTGCTGAGCTTTGCTGCTTTGAGGCACATACAGTAAGCTTtgaattaaatcacattttgcctctgatcAGGAAAGTAAAGTGCTTTTAAATTGTTCTTATGTTTGATTTGT
Above is a window of Larimichthys crocea isolate SSNF unplaced genomic scaffold, L_crocea_2.0 scaffold512, whole genome shotgun sequence DNA encoding:
- the LOC109138281 gene encoding pyrin; protein product: MTTPEVKITLKRFLDQLNDKSLEQFQWNLGLYESDGFQRIPRAQLENATREKTVDKLVQFYGKDAAVETTVEILRMINHNDLADDLEEASQNDDDDDDDDDD